Below is a genomic region from Paraburkholderia phenazinium.
CGAGCTCGGGCTCGGCGATCCGCGCGCCATTTCGGCGGCGCACGGCGACGGCGTGACCGAGATGATCAACGATGCGCTGGAAGTCGCATACGCGGGTCAACCGGAAGAGAGCGACGAGGAAAAGGCTGCGCGCGGCATCAAGATCGCCATCGTGGGCCGCCCGAACGTCGGCAAGTCGACGCTGATCAACGCGCTCGTCGGCGAGGAGCGCGTGATTGCGTTCGACATGCCCGGCACCACGCGCGATTCGATCTACGTGGATTTCGAGCGTCAGGGCAAGCCCTACACGCTGATCGACACCGCTGGCCTGCGCCGTCGCGGCAAGGTGTTCGAAGCCATCGAGAAGTTCTCTGTGGTGAAGACGCTGCAGTCCATCTCGGACGCGAACGTCGTGATCCTGCTGCTCGACGCCCGTCAGGACATCTCCGACCAGGATGCGCACATTGCCGGTTTCGTGGTGGAGCAGGGCCGCGCGCTAGTTGTTGGCGTAAACAAATGGGATGGTCTCGACTCGCATGTGCGCGAGCGCACCAAAGCGGATCTGGAGCGCAAACTAAAATTTCTCGACTTTGCGAAATTTCACTTTATTTCAGCGGCCGAAAAGTCGGGGATTGGGCCGTTGATGCGCTCGGTTGACGACGCCTATGCGGCGGCCATGTCCAAGCTGCCGACACCGAAATTGACGCGCGCACTGATCGACGCAGTCGAATTCCAGCAGCCGCGCCGGCGGGGTCCGGTTCGTCCGAAGCTGCGTTATGCGCACCAGGGAGGCCAAAACCCGCCAATTATCGTGATTCACGGCAATGCGCTCGACGCGATCACGGAAACGTATAAACGCTACCTCGAAAATCGCTTCAGGGAAACTTTCGGGCTGACTGGGACTCCATTGCGCATAGAGTTCAGATCGTCGACGAACCCTTACGCGGACAAAGGCTGAAACCCGCGTGTGTGTTGGGTTTGGCCGGATGGCCAGGTCACTCGCGCAAAAACGAAAATCGGCTATAGTGTAGCGGTTGACGGCGGATTTCTTTTTCTTCGTCGTCAATTTAGTCAACCTGCAAAAAAATACGGAGTTTGCTATGAGCAACAAAGGGCAATTGTTACAAGACCCGTTTTTGAACGCACTGCGTAAAGAGCATGTGCCGGTGTCGATCTATCTGGTCAACGGCATCAAGCTTCAAGGGAACATCGAATCGTTCGACCAGTACGTCGTGTTGCTCCGGAATACGGTTACCCAGATGGTCTACAAGCACGCCATTTCCACTGTCGTGCCTGCCCGCCCGGTAAATTTCCACCCGGATTCCGAACAGTCCTAACCTCTCGTCGCGGCCGGCGTAGTGTCGCCCGTTGGCGATCTCTCCCGGCCGCTTCATTTTGATACCCTCCAATTTGACCAACGCAGCGCTTGTCGGCATCGACTTCGGTAAGATCGATTTCGAAGCCAGTCTCGAAGAACTCAGCCTGCTCGCGCAAAGCGCGGGCGCGACTCCCCTCGTTACCCTCACCGGACGCCGCTCCAGTCCCGATGCCAAAATGTTTGTCGGCAGCGGCAAGGCGGAAGAACTGCGTCTTGCGTGCGAGGCGAACGACATTG
It encodes:
- the hfq gene encoding RNA chaperone Hfq; its protein translation is MSNKGQLLQDPFLNALRKEHVPVSIYLVNGIKLQGNIESFDQYVVLLRNTVTQMVYKHAISTVVPARPVNFHPDSEQS
- the der gene encoding ribosome biogenesis GTPase Der — protein: MKPVIALVGRPNVGKSTLFNRLTRSRDALVADLPGLTRDRHYGEGRTGERPYLVVDTGGFEPVAKDGILHEMARQTRQAVEESDIVVFIVDGRNGLAPQDKSIADYLRKVGRPIFLVVNKAEGMKYSAVAADFYELGLGDPRAISAAHGDGVTEMINDALEVAYAGQPEESDEEKAARGIKIAIVGRPNVGKSTLINALVGEERVIAFDMPGTTRDSIYVDFERQGKPYTLIDTAGLRRRGKVFEAIEKFSVVKTLQSISDANVVILLLDARQDISDQDAHIAGFVVEQGRALVVGVNKWDGLDSHVRERTKADLERKLKFLDFAKFHFISAAEKSGIGPLMRSVDDAYAAAMSKLPTPKLTRALIDAVEFQQPRRRGPVRPKLRYAHQGGQNPPIIVIHGNALDAITETYKRYLENRFRETFGLTGTPLRIEFRSSTNPYADKG